The following proteins are encoded in a genomic region of Triticum dicoccoides isolate Atlit2015 ecotype Zavitan chromosome 1B, WEW_v2.0, whole genome shotgun sequence:
- the LOC119332884 gene encoding uncharacterized protein LOC119332884: MPAAAAPAPAPPAPSLDARTGGRVLRRAAAHLLHPASLPPLLLAALLLLLFRSALFAGTLRLSSFADRDPALRSLLLRLSPPAQPSPPAPQHHLPRRRSPFTSSSSSLSDDDFLVGPFDPVSSAPSSRRNASYHSIFFTSFSTPKPYPVPLSQLLPSSVSPFLLAIHNETSSPKPASPRGGELRLLDLTRRDAAAIINLLALLSSAHVLAILGYITVHSIALGTVFASVAGRHLPERRRGFFLSGAAMGARRLTGFAFLRWATRDAVVQMLCLWFFADVHDQAQLFRLFVVAKLMPFSASANPWLAAAISGPELDGFFIAWALLDAVVSVLFTVVPWVVAMDRDPRPPGRNAVKEGCYLVSLMATDATLIKCWETVVCGSMGRLIMVTFGGKVLGGFLHSFAEVYFMVVWLMFYFAARCKESRLGGRQFGLEDVAAALN, encoded by the coding sequence ATGCCGGCAgccgccgcgcccgcgcccgcgccaccgGCGCCGAGCCTGGACGCGCGTACGGGCGGCCGCGTCCTGCGCCGAGCGGCGGCGCACCTCCTCCACCCGGCCTCGCTCCCGCCGCTCCTCCTcgcggcgctcctcctcctcctcttccggtCAGCCCTCTTTGCTGGCACGCTTCGCCTCTCCTCCTTCGCGGACCGCGATCCCGCCCTCCGCtccctccttctccgcctctcgcCTCCCGCCCAGCCCTCCCCGCCGGCTCCGCAGCACCACCTCCCCCGCCGCCGGTCCCCCTTCACTTCCTCCTCGTCCTCCCTCTCCGATGACGACTTCCTCGTCGGACCCTTCGACCCGGTCTCGTCTGCCCCCTCCAGCCGGCGCAACGCCTCCTACCACAGCATCTTCTTCACCTCCTTCTCCACCCCCAAACCCTACCCCGTACCCCTCTCCCAGCTGCTCCCCTCATCCGTTTCCCCCTTCCTCCTTGCCATCCACAACGAGACCTCCTCGCCGAAGCCTGCCTCGCCCCGGGGCGGTGAGCTCAGGCTGCTCGACCTGACCAGGCGCGACGCTGCGGCGATCATCAACCTCCTCGCTCTGCTCTCGTCTGCTCATGTGCTCGCGATCCTTGGGTACATCACTGTGCACTCCATAGCTCTCGGCACGGTGTTCGCTTCTGTAGCGGGGCGCCACCTGCCTGAACGGCGGCGAGGGTTCTTCCTTTCCGGTGCGGCAATGGGCGCTAGGAGGCTCACTGGGTTTGCATTCCTGCGGTGGGCAACTCGGGATGCGGTTGTGCAGATGCTCTGCCTCTGGTTCTTTGCAGACGTGCATGACCAGGCGCAGCTGTTCAGGCTCTTTGTGGTCGCCAAGCTCATGCCGTTTTCGGCATCTGCAAACCCATGGCTTGCGGCAGCCATTTCTGGCCCagagctcgatggcttcttcattgCGTGGGCTCTTCTTGATGCTGTTGTATCGGTGTTGTTCACGGTGGTGCCATGGGTGGTTGCAATGGATCGTGATCCGCGTCCACCTGGCCGCAATGCTGTGAAGGAAGGCTGCTATCTTGTGTCATTGATGGCAACCGATGCCACCTTGATCAAGTGCTGGGAGACAGTGGTGTGTGGCAGCATGGGGCGGCTCATTATGGTTACATTTGGTGGCAAAGTTCTTGGCGGGTTCCTCCACTCATTTGCAGAGGTGTACTTCATGGTGGTGTGGCTGATGTTCTACTTTGCAGCAAGGTGTAAGGAATCACGATTGGGTGGCCGTCAGTTTGGACTGGAGGATGTGGCAGCTGCTCTCAATTGA